The Apium graveolens cultivar Ventura chromosome 10, ASM990537v1, whole genome shotgun sequence nucleotide sequence TATTGGCAGAGCTAAAAGAAGCCTACAGCATCCAACTTTCTTATCTTGCTACTGCTGGAACTGTAAGCTGATGCTCTGTAAAAGTATAGTATATATTTTGGTTTTTTCATATCAAGCATTGAGCAAGGTGATTAGCTGTTTTCTTTTATTGCAAAGAGTATCTGGAATTTAAACCAATCACAAGCTTATAAAATTCAAATGAATATGAAGCTTGCCTTTTCTATTGCAGTAAATTctatttataaaactattttcTCTGATTTTCTTCCTTTTACTTGTCAGACAATTGAATTGCAGATCAAATACAAACtgtaaaaataatcatttttAGAAAAATAGACAAACTGGGTAGTTTTGCTTGAATTCTGGATAAATCATTTTAACAGCCAAGGttaaatatgatttttgaatgcTGTCTGACTCTGTTCACAAGAAAAGACATGATATTTGTACTTCCAAGTTGCAACATTGGGAAAAGGTCAAGAAACATTCTGAGGATTTCGATCATAAAAAGAGTAAATTCACTTTTATAAAAGCTATACATTGTTCAGTGTTGCTTTCTAAATCAAATATCTATCTATGAAACCCAAGCAAGACGCCTGGTAAATAATACGTAGCAAGGCCTATGCAAAATAATATTAGTCATCCCTTTACAAGGTATTAGCTTTGGCAGGATCCATCCTGTGCATCAAAGGGTACCGATAAATTGAGCACGATCTTGAAGAAAGAATAGCTGGAGTAGTGCTGTCCTGATTCCTGAAGAAAAATTAGCTGGAGTAGCGCTGCCGGAGATATAAGAACAATGCTGTTAAAGCTGCTACAGCATATGGGACCAATGTCCATATACCCTGCATTATTTAAAATTCAGATTATTGTATAATTAAGTATAATCAGTCACAGCCTCGAATTCAACAGATAAGTTTTTACCACTACAGTCGCAACGGTTGCAATAGCAAAAGCTGGACGCTCTCGCAATAAGAATCCAATCCCCAACTGAGCCcaaaagaaagaaaacaaaacaGCATTAGCTAACTAGAAAGTCACAGAGAAAAACTTCCGATGCCAGACCTCATTGATTTCATTTATGTGCAGATTGAGACAAAGAAAGAACATAAAAACATATGATGGCGATAATTAAAATAGTAAATACATTTCTGAAATTCATTAAGGTGACTATTTTCCAGGTAATGCAATCACCTGGACAGGAAGTGTAATTAACCCACCACAACATACACCAGCAAAATAGAACTCTGGAGATATACCCTGCATGACAAGTAGAGCCATTTTAACTGAACAGGCACTGAGCATTTTTCTTTGACCAACTTTTGACTGAATAAATATTCCTGTTTCTTAATGGTAGGAAACAATAGACTTTCAGAGATGTCAAACAAGTATAAAGGAGAACTACCAGTGCCCCTGCTAGGAAAGCTGTTGGATTTCTCACTCCAAGGGAAAAGCGTTCAACTACATATCAAATGCACAGGATATCAGTAAAAGGAACAAGAGACAAGACATATAACTTATTGTGTATTTCATTGAAGAAAGAAAAGACATGAAGATATAAATCAACAAACATCTTAGCTGTAAGACCATAGACAAAGGTTATACAGACAATTAATATCCCCACCCCTATTGTTCTCAGTATTGGTTGGGACAACTAGGGACACATCTGAACAAATAAATCTTAACCTGGGCACCGTTTGTGAGTATCGAGTACCTACACATCAACAACTAATGGCATGTAAATTTACATAAATATGTGTGAGGGGGGTGTTAATTTTGGTCTGGGGAATTGTACCAGAGACCTTGAAGTTGCTATCCAAAGCCTCAGAGCATCTTGACCACCATTAAGAGTTTAGTAACCATATATCACTGAACACAGTTATTCCAATGACATAAATTATGCACAAATTTTTAATTCAGACATGTAAAACGAGGGAACAACAAATTATGCACTTTGAAGTTTAGACTCACCAAAACCTATAAGATTTCCATATCTTTGCACATTACGTGTGATGCTCACTGCTTTCTCTTTTCCTATACCTAACTGCATATGAAATCAGAATAGCACACTTTAGCTTCTATAAAATAGGCTCACCCACATAAGTTTATTTTCTGTTTTGTTTTTGCTAAATAAAGTTAGTTTTATGTTAGGtaatgctaaaagcaattcaTCATGAACAAACCTTTGAACACACATCATTTGTGGTCCCGGATGTCCTAAAGAACTTGCCGATGTAGAATGGTACCATATCACTGATGCATACTCCCCTGATAAGTAATAATGTTTTAAAAAAATGAAGTTCGGTAAAAGTTGATTCTGCTGAAAACTAAAAGGACCGTTTCAAAGAAGATAGATTTGGCCCTTACCAGTACACCCACAAAATCGTAGTGGTTATATATGACGTATTTCTGGTAAAAGATTCTGCAAAGGACAGCCATGTCCCATCCAGAGTCAGCCTCCGTGCCAAGGAGATGCCCACCTACAACATTCATAGAAACATATTTTTTTAACTTTAAAGAGAACTGTCAAATTGTAAAAACACCAATATATGACAGAGCACTTATTTGAATAGAGAGGGTGACACTAGTTTATGTGAAAATACCAGAAAAAAGGACAGACCCATATATTTAAAGCTTCTTCACTGATGAAAAGTCCAAATCCTGCAGCCATAAGCAACCAAAAGTAGATCCATCTGCATTACGGAAATGAACTGGTATTGTCAGAACCCATGCTATTATTGAGTAGATATATAATGGCAGTATTACCCTATAAAAATATTCCTAGTGTACCAAGCGTGGTGGTGAAGTGCAAGTATAAATATTAGATTCAGATAGTATTGAACGACGAATGTAAAAAAAAGTTTGTACAATTTAAAAAGAATGGTAAGGTACTGCACCAAAATGCCTTTAAAAAAACCATAAGATTTAGAGTTATATCAGCATGGTAATGGTAAACTGACTGATCTTGTACATCAGATTCCATACCCTGGAGCAGATTCTGGTAGCATAACTCTGTATCCAAAAGCTTTAAAAGTAAAAACATTGCTTGCATCTAAAGTGGAAGAGGATGTATCCTTAGCAAGATATTGGATTCCAAGAGAAGGTCCTTGATCAGGCTGCTTGAGGTAGATTGATAATATAGTTATCGTTGCAGCAACACCTAGGGCTATTGCTAACTTTGCAAGGAATGAATTTCCAGGTCCCGTGGTTGTCTTTACCGGACGCACTAGCAACTCATTGATATCCTTATCTTGATTC carries:
- the LOC141689617 gene encoding uncharacterized protein LOC141689617, which produces MSTMLLLSACSPCKSLLSQPFLSRISFNLHPNVLTFQPRRLNLLPHFRIRSFKHEDAENYEATKSVDTSENQDKDINELLVRPVKTTTGPGNSFLAKLAIALGVAATITILSIYLKQPDQGPSLGIQYLAKDTSSSTLDASNVFTFKAFGYRVMLPESAPGWIYFWLLMAAGFGLFISEEALNIWVGISLARRLTLDGTWLSFAESFTRNTSYITTTILWVYWGVCISDMVPFYIGKFFRTSGTTNDVCSKLGIGKEKAVSITRNVQRYGNLIGFVERFSLGVRNPTAFLAGALGISPEFYFAGVCCGGLITLPVQLGIGFLLRERPAFAIATVATVVGIWTLVPYAVAALTALFLYLRQRYSS